Proteins encoded within one genomic window of Brassica rapa cultivar Chiifu-401-42 chromosome A09, CAAS_Brap_v3.01, whole genome shotgun sequence:
- the LOC103838410 gene encoding S-type anion channel SLAH1-like, with protein sequence MESLVIPTQEVHIDIDDSLSISKERNTDLVHAKPIVLMSILSGLHAGYFRISLSLCSQALLWKIMIAPDSMSMSHLHSNLPSMAFHLLWYLALATQVLLCLLYALKCFFFFDMVKEEFSHYIGVNYLYAPSISWLILLQSAPMMEPQSILYQTLFSVFALPVLTLDTKLYGQWFTTEKRFLSMMANPASQVSVIANLVAARGAAEMGWRECALCLFSLGMVHYLVIFVTLYQRLPGGNNFPTKLRPVFFLFFAAPAMGSLAWNSICGSFDPLAKMLFFLSIFIFMSLVCRPNLFKKSMKRFNVAWWAYSFPITFLALNSVQYALEVKEQVAAGLMLISSSISVLIFLGLMILTAANSNRLLRRDPVLGSVTSPKVKSRQRS encoded by the exons ATGGAAAGCTTGGTGATTCCTACGCAAGAAGTTCATATCGATATCGATGACTCGCTATCGATCAGTAAAGAGAGAAACACTGACCTCGTTCATGCCAAACCCATTGTTCTAATGTCTATTTTGAGTGGTCTCCATGCGGGCTATTTCAGAATAAGCCTCTCTCTCTGCAGCCAAGCTCTGCTGTGGAAGATAATGATTGCACCTGATTCAATGAGCATGTCCCATTTGCATAGCAATCTCCCGTCTATGGCATTCCATCTCCTGTGGTACTTAGCACTTGCAACACAAGTGTTACTCTGTCTTTTGTATGCGTTGaagtgttttttcttctttgacATGGTGAAGGAAGAGTTCTCCCATTATATTGGAGTGAACTATCTTTACGCTCCATCCATCTCATGGCTTATCTTGCTTCAGTCAGCTCCCATGATGGAACCACAAAGCATTTTGTATCAGACATTATTCTCGGTGTTTGCTCTTCCGGTCTTGACCCTCGACACAAAGCTTTATGGCCAGTGGTTCACCACAGAGAAAAGGTTTTTGTCGATGATGGCAAACCCGGCAAGCCAAGTATCAGTAATAGCAAACCTAGTGGCTGCAAGGGGAGCAGCAGAGATGGGTTGGAGAGAGTGTGCTTTATGCTTGTTCTCGCTAGGGATGGTTCACTATTTGGTTATCTTTGTCACACTTTATCAACGCCTACCAGGTGGAAACAACTTCCCGACCAAGCTGAGGCCagttttcttcttgttctttgcTGCACCAGCCATGGGAAGTTTAGCTTGGAACTCTATTTGTGGAAGCTTTGATCCTCTAGCAAAGATGTTGTTCTTTCTTTCAATCTTCATCTTCATGTCTCTG GTCTGTAGGCCAAATCTTTTCAAGAAGTCAATGAAGAGATTCAATGTCGCATGGTGGGCTTACTCGTTTCCAATCACCTTTCTTGCTTTAAACTCAGTTCAGTATGCACTGGAGGTGAAAGAACAGGTCGCTGCTGGATTAATGCTCATCTCCTCATCTATCTCAGTTTTGATTTTCCTCGGTTTGATGATACTGACCGCAGCAAACAGCAATCGACTACTCAGACGTGATCCTGTTCTCGGTTCTGTTACTAGTCCAAAAGTCAAGTCAAGGCAAAGAAGCTAG